Proteins from a genomic interval of Stenotrophomonas maltophilia R551-3:
- a CDS encoding LysR family transcriptional regulator, which translates to MSRKFDYLGDVEVFLAVVEHGSFTAGAVALSTTPSVLSRAVTRLEARLGRQLLQRTTRRVGLTDAGRLYLEQVRTAFGLLDDAERDVLAQDGALAGRVRLSVPTTYGHYRLPPVLARFAQLYPQVQVELNITNRNVDLVAEGFDLAIRLGQLPDSGLVARKLEDAPLLLVATPDYLQRRGSPQTLDDLQQHLCLPFVMPRTGRLAPWIFRDDGRDVDWLPRSSIETSDDVLGVVSLAEQGIGICQSYEFIVRERLQRGQLVEVLQQLRGRSRPFSVIYAPHRRQSAAARAMIELLVGNAAEAAVG; encoded by the coding sequence ATGAGCCGCAAGTTCGACTACCTGGGCGACGTGGAGGTGTTCCTGGCGGTGGTCGAGCACGGCTCGTTCACCGCGGGCGCGGTGGCGCTGTCCACCACGCCCTCGGTGCTGAGCCGCGCGGTTACCCGCCTGGAAGCGCGGCTGGGCCGGCAGCTGCTGCAACGGACCACCCGCCGCGTGGGCCTGACCGACGCCGGGCGGCTCTATCTGGAACAGGTGCGCACCGCCTTCGGCCTGCTGGACGACGCCGAGCGCGACGTACTGGCCCAGGACGGTGCGCTGGCCGGCCGCGTGCGCCTGAGCGTGCCCACCACCTATGGCCACTACCGGCTGCCACCCGTGCTGGCGCGCTTTGCGCAGCTGTACCCGCAGGTGCAGGTGGAACTGAACATCACCAACCGCAACGTAGACCTGGTGGCCGAAGGCTTCGACCTGGCCATCCGCCTGGGCCAGCTGCCGGACAGCGGGCTGGTGGCGCGAAAGCTGGAAGACGCCCCGCTGCTGCTGGTGGCCACGCCGGACTACCTGCAGCGCCGCGGCTCGCCGCAGACGCTGGACGACCTGCAGCAGCATCTGTGCCTGCCCTTCGTGATGCCGCGCACCGGCCGGCTGGCCCCTTGGATATTCCGCGATGACGGGCGCGACGTGGACTGGCTGCCGCGTTCGTCCATCGAGACCTCCGACGATGTGCTGGGCGTGGTGTCGCTGGCCGAACAGGGCATCGGCATCTGCCAGAGCTACGAGTTCATCGTGCGCGAGCGATTGCAGCGCGGGCAGCTGGTGGAAGTGCTGCAGCAGTTGCGCGGGAGATCGCGGCCATTCTCGGTGATCTATGCGCCGCATCGGCGGCAGTCGGCGGCGGCGCGGGCGATGATTGAGTTGCTGGTGGGGAATGCGGCCGAGGCTGCCGTTGGTTGA
- a CDS encoding type 1 glutamine amidotransferase domain-containing protein yields MNLMTRLAAALALTLAATGAHAANVLVVLSDENHLDLKEGKVLSTGFYLNELMQPVKLLLDAGHEVTFATPQGRAPTVDASSVTPAYFGNDAGQLTLHKDLLEKLALTSPTASPVVSLARVEQQGYARFDAVYIPGGHAPMQDLLKSPALGRLLADFHQRNKTTALVCHGPISLLSTLPDAAGFVAKLEAGATPATPKWIYSGYQMTVISNQEEEQAKPLLGGGEMRFYPQTALQRAGATFSSNTTPWTGHVVVDRELITGQNPASALEVGQRLVERLK; encoded by the coding sequence ATGAACCTGATGACCCGGCTGGCCGCAGCGCTGGCCCTGACCCTGGCCGCGACCGGCGCACACGCCGCCAACGTGCTGGTGGTGCTGTCCGACGAAAACCACCTGGACCTGAAGGAGGGCAAGGTGCTGTCCACCGGCTTCTATCTCAACGAGCTGATGCAGCCGGTCAAGCTGCTGCTGGACGCGGGCCACGAGGTGACCTTCGCCACGCCGCAGGGGCGGGCACCGACGGTGGATGCGTCCTCGGTGACGCCGGCGTACTTCGGCAACGATGCCGGGCAGCTGACGCTGCACAAGGATCTGCTGGAGAAGCTGGCGCTGACCTCGCCGACGGCCTCGCCGGTGGTCAGCCTGGCGCGTGTGGAGCAGCAGGGCTACGCGCGTTTCGATGCGGTCTACATTCCCGGTGGCCACGCGCCGATGCAGGACCTGCTGAAGAGCCCGGCGCTGGGCCGGCTGCTGGCCGACTTCCACCAGCGCAACAAGACCACCGCGCTGGTCTGCCACGGGCCGATCTCGCTGCTGTCCACGCTGCCGGATGCCGCTGGGTTCGTGGCGAAGCTGGAAGCGGGTGCGACGCCGGCCACGCCGAAGTGGATCTACAGCGGCTACCAGATGACGGTGATCAGCAACCAGGAAGAAGAGCAGGCCAAGCCGCTGCTGGGTGGCGGTGAGATGAGGTTCTACCCGCAGACCGCGTTGCAGCGGGCGGGTGCGACGTTCAGCAGCAACACCACGCCGTGGACGGGGCATGTGGTGGTGGATCGTGAGCTGATTACCGGGCAGAACCCGGCTTCGGCGCTGGAGGTGGGGCAGCGGTTGGTGGAGCGGTTGAAGTAG
- a CDS encoding 3-hydroxybutyrate dehydrogenase, which yields MFSGKVAVVTGSTSGIGLGIATALARQGADIVLNGFGDAAEIERIRSNLEAEFGVRVAHDGADLSRGEAVRGMIDHAVAKMGRIDILVNNAGIQHTASIEEFPTEKWDAIIALNLSAVFHATAAALPHMKRRGAGRIINIASVHGLVGSVNKSAYVAAKHGVVGFTKVTALENAGTGITANAICPGWVRTALVEQQITALAEREGTDQETAARALVAEKQPSLQFVTPEQLGEMVVFLASDAAAQITGTALPVDGGWTAR from the coding sequence ATGTTCAGTGGAAAGGTCGCGGTGGTTACCGGCTCCACAAGCGGTATCGGTCTTGGCATTGCCACGGCGCTGGCGCGGCAAGGCGCCGACATCGTGTTGAACGGATTCGGCGATGCGGCGGAGATCGAACGTATCCGTTCCAACCTGGAAGCCGAGTTCGGTGTTCGCGTGGCGCATGACGGTGCCGACCTGTCCCGTGGCGAGGCAGTGCGCGGGATGATCGACCACGCCGTTGCGAAGATGGGGCGCATCGACATTCTGGTGAACAACGCGGGCATCCAGCACACCGCGTCGATCGAGGAATTCCCCACAGAGAAATGGGATGCGATCATCGCGCTGAATTTGTCGGCGGTGTTCCATGCAACGGCGGCAGCCTTGCCCCACATGAAGCGGCGGGGCGCCGGCCGCATCATCAACATCGCATCCGTGCACGGGTTGGTGGGCTCGGTGAACAAGTCGGCCTACGTGGCGGCCAAGCATGGCGTGGTGGGGTTCACCAAGGTGACCGCGCTGGAGAACGCGGGCACTGGCATCACCGCCAACGCGATCTGCCCGGGTTGGGTGCGAACTGCGCTGGTCGAGCAGCAGATCACCGCGTTGGCCGAGCGCGAAGGCACGGATCAGGAGACCGCTGCGCGTGCGCTGGTGGCCGAGAAACAGCCCTCGCTGCAGTTCGTGACGCCCGAGCAGCTGGGGGAAATGGTGGTGTTCCTGGCCTCGGACGCCGCGGCGCAGATCACCGGCACGGCGTTGCCGGTCGATGGTGGCTGGACCGCCCGCTAG
- a CDS encoding SRPBCC family protein — MSAESTRFIHVIYIASTPQKVFEAITRPEIASRYWGHENLSDWKPGSRWQHVRANETRSVELVGEVVESTPPSRLVITWAAASQAENPDAYSRVTFDIVPYQDMVRLTVTHDELEPGSGMDTGIRQGWPIVLSSLKSLLETGKGLDVFAKPQ, encoded by the coding sequence ATGTCCGCAGAGTCCACCCGCTTCATCCACGTGATCTACATCGCGTCCACCCCGCAGAAGGTGTTCGAGGCCATCACGCGGCCCGAAATCGCCAGTCGCTACTGGGGCCACGAGAACCTCTCGGACTGGAAACCCGGCTCGCGCTGGCAGCATGTGCGCGCCAACGAAACGCGCTCGGTCGAGCTGGTGGGCGAGGTGGTGGAAAGCACCCCACCCTCGCGGTTGGTCATCACCTGGGCCGCCGCCTCGCAAGCGGAGAACCCGGATGCCTACAGCCGCGTCACCTTCGATATCGTGCCCTACCAGGACATGGTGCGGCTGACCGTCACCCACGACGAGCTGGAACCGGGCAGCGGCATGGATACCGGCATCCGCCAGGGCTGGCCGATCGTGCTGTCGAGCCTGAAGTCGCTGTTGGAGACGGGCAAGGGATTGGATGTGTTTGCCAAGCCGCAGTAA
- a CDS encoding ArsR/SmtB family transcription factor — translation MNADKVFKALADPTRRTLLDLLCEDNGQTLGQLCEHLDMARQSVTQHLGLLEDANLISTVRRGREKLHFINPVPLHEVYERWVRKFEQQRLSLLHDLKRELEGE, via the coding sequence ATGAATGCAGACAAGGTGTTCAAGGCACTGGCCGACCCCACGCGCAGGACGCTGCTGGACCTGCTCTGCGAAGACAACGGGCAGACGCTCGGCCAACTGTGCGAGCACCTGGACATGGCCCGGCAATCGGTCACCCAGCACCTGGGCCTGCTGGAAGACGCCAACCTGATCAGCACCGTGCGCCGCGGCCGCGAGAAGCTGCACTTCATCAACCCGGTGCCGCTGCACGAGGTCTACGAGCGCTGGGTACGCAAGTTCGAGCAGCAGCGCCTGAGCCTGCTGCATGACCTGAAACGAGAACTGGAAGGAGAATGA
- a CDS encoding SRPBCC family protein, with amino-acid sequence MVDIAHRVGIKAPASQVYQALATPEGVAAWWAEDTHGDRVAGGTVNVRFTNNGQEIGAMEMKLEQLVPGELVLWRFLAGPAEWIGTHARFVLKQEGDYCIVLFTHEGWKERVEFTSHCSTKWAVFLLSLKALVETGNGQPNPHDVRIDNWN; translated from the coding sequence ATGGTCGATATCGCACACAGGGTCGGCATCAAGGCCCCTGCAAGCCAGGTGTACCAAGCTCTGGCAACCCCCGAAGGCGTCGCCGCCTGGTGGGCTGAAGACACCCATGGCGACCGCGTGGCCGGCGGCACGGTCAACGTGCGCTTCACGAACAACGGCCAGGAAATCGGCGCCATGGAAATGAAACTTGAGCAGCTTGTTCCAGGCGAGCTCGTGCTGTGGCGGTTCCTCGCCGGCCCAGCCGAATGGATCGGCACCCACGCGCGCTTTGTGCTGAAACAGGAAGGTGACTACTGCATCGTGCTGTTCACCCATGAAGGCTGGAAAGAGCGCGTTGAGTTCACCTCCCACTGCAGCACCAAGTGGGCGGTGTTCCTGCTCAGCCTCAAAGCGCTGGTAGAAACCGGCAATGGCCAGCCCAACCCACACGACGTCAGGATCGACAACTGGAACTGA
- a CDS encoding GNAT family N-acetyltransferase has product MTEAGKEILNIRRANVDDAPAVLTLFDEVIEWFVSIGNVQQWGSEPWSTVPRRITQVTDACALPGAWVAQNEQGKVRAFLALGESMPYVPAPTGPELYVRVLVASPDARVRGIGRRLMAFADEQARAAGLDHLRVDCYGGGNGDLVRFYESCGYARIAPFNVDGWPGMLLGRQL; this is encoded by the coding sequence ATGACTGAAGCAGGAAAGGAAATCTTGAACATCCGCCGTGCGAACGTGGACGATGCCCCTGCGGTGCTGACGCTCTTCGACGAAGTCATCGAATGGTTCGTGTCGATCGGCAATGTGCAGCAATGGGGCAGTGAGCCGTGGTCCACGGTGCCGCGCCGGATCACCCAGGTGACCGATGCGTGCGCGCTGCCGGGCGCATGGGTTGCGCAGAACGAGCAGGGTAAGGTGCGCGCGTTCCTGGCGCTGGGCGAGTCGATGCCCTATGTGCCTGCGCCCACCGGCCCGGAACTGTATGTGCGGGTGCTGGTGGCATCGCCTGACGCCCGTGTGCGCGGCATCGGTCGCCGCCTGATGGCCTTTGCCGATGAGCAGGCGCGCGCTGCCGGGCTCGACCATCTGCGCGTGGACTGCTACGGCGGTGGCAACGGTGATCTGGTGCGCTTCTATGAATCCTGCGGCTATGCGCGCATCGCGCCGTTCAATGTGGATGGCTGGCCGGGGATGTTGCTGGGGCGACAGCTCTGA
- a CDS encoding oxidoreductase, whose amino-acid sequence MPPSRLLLITGVSSGFGRALAQQALLAGHRVVGTVRNEPARQAFETLAPGRAFGRLLDVTDTAAINALVADIETNIGSIDVLVNNAGYGHEGILEESTLTELRQQFEVNVFGPAALIKAVLPHMRARRRGHILNITSMGGFITMPGIAWYCGSKFALEGISEVLGKEVAPFGIHVTAVAPGSFRTDWAGRSMARAPRSIDDYDALFDPIRSAREAKSGHQLGDPVKAAQAMLQIIDSDAPPSHLLLGSDALQLVRAKLETMADSINAWEHLSRSTDGVG is encoded by the coding sequence ATGCCCCCTTCCCGCCTTCTCCTCATCACCGGCGTCAGCAGCGGCTTTGGCCGTGCCCTTGCCCAACAGGCGCTGCTGGCCGGCCATCGCGTGGTCGGCACCGTGCGCAACGAACCCGCCCGCCAGGCGTTCGAAACGCTGGCGCCCGGCCGCGCGTTTGGCCGCCTGCTGGACGTAACCGATACCGCCGCCATCAATGCACTCGTCGCCGATATCGAAACCAACATCGGCAGCATCGACGTGCTGGTCAACAACGCTGGCTACGGTCACGAAGGCATCCTCGAAGAATCCACGCTGACCGAGCTGCGGCAGCAGTTCGAGGTGAACGTGTTCGGCCCGGCCGCGCTGATCAAGGCCGTGCTGCCGCACATGCGCGCGCGCCGCCGCGGCCACATCCTCAACATCACGTCCATGGGCGGCTTCATCACAATGCCCGGCATCGCCTGGTACTGCGGTAGCAAGTTCGCGCTGGAGGGCATCAGCGAAGTGCTTGGCAAGGAGGTTGCCCCGTTCGGCATCCATGTCACCGCCGTCGCGCCGGGCTCATTCCGCACCGACTGGGCAGGCCGCTCGATGGCGCGGGCGCCGCGCAGCATTGACGACTACGACGCATTGTTCGATCCCATCCGCAGCGCGCGTGAGGCAAAGAGTGGCCACCAGCTCGGTGATCCGGTGAAGGCTGCGCAGGCCATGCTGCAAATCATCGACAGCGACGCGCCGCCCAGCCATCTGCTGCTGGGCAGTGATGCACTGCAGCTGGTGCGGGCGAAGCTGGAAACGATGGCCGACAGCATCAACGCATGGGAACATCTCAGCCGTTCAACCGACGGCGTGGGCTGA
- a CDS encoding AraC family transcriptional regulator: MIDSLQRQVQARMVGLLQTLAVEEGYTLTPLTGVRLLRSDRPLARTPVLYDPGIVIVCQGVKRGYLGGQVYQYDAQHYLAVSVPVPFTMETDASAEAPLLAIYLHLDLQLAADLLIELGEQAGKSEAPAQSMMSSPMQAPMQATVLRLLEALADPLEAVVLGPALVRELYFRVLTGAQGGAMREALAMRGRFGSIGRVLRTIHSSYASALDVAQLAAEAGMSVATFHDHFRAITGTSPMQYVKSTRLHQARLLMLRQGMTAEAASLAVGYASPSQFNREFKRLFALPPAAEVARMRLSFALPPPPADALYVSSH; this comes from the coding sequence GTGATCGATTCCCTGCAACGGCAGGTGCAGGCGCGCATGGTCGGCCTGCTGCAGACCTTGGCGGTGGAGGAGGGCTATACGCTCACGCCGCTGACGGGGGTGCGGCTGCTGCGCTCCGACCGGCCTTTGGCACGCACGCCGGTGCTGTATGACCCCGGCATCGTGATCGTCTGCCAAGGCGTGAAGCGCGGCTACCTGGGTGGGCAGGTCTACCAGTACGACGCGCAGCACTATCTGGCGGTGTCGGTGCCGGTGCCGTTCACGATGGAAACCGATGCCTCTGCAGAGGCGCCGCTGCTGGCGATCTACCTGCATCTGGATCTGCAGTTGGCCGCGGATCTGCTGATTGAACTGGGCGAACAGGCGGGCAAATCGGAGGCACCGGCACAGAGCATGATGTCCAGCCCGATGCAGGCGCCGATGCAGGCCACGGTGCTACGCCTGCTGGAGGCGCTGGCCGACCCGCTCGAAGCGGTCGTGCTGGGCCCGGCACTGGTGCGCGAACTTTACTTCCGCGTGTTGACCGGCGCGCAGGGCGGCGCAATGCGCGAGGCGCTGGCCATGCGCGGCCGCTTCGGCAGCATTGGCAGGGTGCTGCGTACGATCCACTCCTCGTATGCCAGTGCGCTGGACGTGGCGCAGCTGGCGGCCGAAGCGGGCATGAGTGTGGCGACCTTCCACGACCACTTCCGCGCGATTACCGGCACGTCGCCGATGCAGTACGTGAAGTCGACCCGCCTGCACCAGGCACGGCTGCTGATGCTGCGGCAGGGGATGACTGCCGAAGCGGCATCGCTGGCGGTGGGATATGCCAGCCCGTCCCAGTTCAACCGCGAGTTCAAGCGGTTGTTCGCGCTGCCGCCGGCAGCCGAGGTGGCGCGGATGCGGCTCAGTTTCGCGCTGCCACCGCCGCCAGCGGATGCGCTGTACGTGTCTTCGCATTGA
- a CDS encoding TetR/AcrR family transcriptional regulator: protein MKESLSPKAQEILAHARSLLEAGGYNGFSYADVSARVNISKASIHHHFPSKADLVRTVVELYRAEAREGLALLDRQLDDPLQELNAYVDYWSSCIAGGTSSFCICAMLAAEAPMIPAEIADEVRGHFEDLSGWLTVTLEKGAAQGQLRLQGSAADEAKAFMSSVHGAMLAARGFGDAATFATLARLAIARVSAAA, encoded by the coding sequence ATGAAAGAGTCGCTCTCGCCCAAGGCCCAGGAAATCCTGGCCCACGCCCGCTCGCTGCTGGAAGCTGGTGGCTACAACGGTTTCAGCTATGCCGACGTGTCGGCACGGGTGAACATCAGCAAGGCCAGCATCCATCACCATTTCCCCAGCAAGGCGGACCTGGTGCGCACGGTGGTTGAGCTGTATCGGGCTGAGGCACGCGAGGGCCTGGCACTGCTGGACCGGCAGCTGGATGACCCGCTGCAGGAGCTCAACGCCTATGTGGACTATTGGTCCAGCTGCATCGCGGGTGGCACGTCGTCGTTCTGCATCTGCGCGATGCTGGCGGCAGAGGCGCCGATGATCCCTGCGGAGATTGCCGATGAAGTACGCGGTCACTTCGAGGATCTGAGCGGGTGGTTGACCGTGACGCTGGAGAAGGGCGCCGCGCAGGGCCAGTTGCGACTGCAGGGGTCGGCTGCGGACGAGGCCAAGGCGTTCATGTCATCGGTGCATGGCGCCATGCTGGCTGCGCGCGGCTTCGGTGATGCGGCCACGTTCGCGACGCTGGCCCGGCTGGCCATCGCGCGGGTGAGCGCGGCCGCCTGA